The genomic segment CGAAGCCTAGTGGTCAGTGACAGTGAATTGTCGGCTTGTCCAACCCCTACCCTAACCCTCCCCGATGCAAGGGGGAGGGGACATAGCCTCCTCCCCCGCGAAGCGTGGGGAGGATTGAGGTGGGGGAAGACGACATCTCCAAAGTAACTGACCACTAGCGCGCCGCTGAGGACAGCGCCCGTTCGACCTCCGCGTCCCACGTGCCCTCGATCCGGCGTCCGTACTCGCGTTCCCCGCCCGTTGCGTTCGGACCTCGCAGGATGGGCGTCATCTGCTCGTTGCGCGTCCAGTGATCGCCCTGGGCGTAGTCGGTGTGGATGAAGTGGAGCGCGGCTCCGGCGCGGTCCTGATCCGTCGTGTTCGCCCTGGTGCAGTGCGCCGTGCCGTAGGCGAAGAAGAGCGCCCCTCCCGCCGCAAGCTCGACGGCGACCGCGCGGTCTTCGGGCGGATCGCACCGGATGTGGTGATCGCTCAGCGGGTCGCGGTAGTGGGGGTACTCCTCGCGGAAGCTGCCGGGGACGATGTGCATGCAGCCGTTGGGGATCGTCGCGTCGTGGATGGCGATCCACATCGCCGTGCCGCGCAGGGGGTCGGCGATCTTGAAGTAGGCGTTGTCCTGATGCCAATTCGTGCCGATTCCCTGCCGCGCGGGCTTCCAGAACGACTGGTCGAGATGGAGCCGGAACGACTCGCCGATG from the Candidatus Poribacteria bacterium genome contains:
- a CDS encoding phytanoyl-CoA dioxygenase family protein, encoding MGESFRLHLDQSFWKPARQGIGTNWHQDNAYFKIADPLRGTAMWIAIHDATIPNGCMHIVPGSFREEYPHYRDPLSDHHIRCDPPEDRAVAVELAAGGALFFAYGTAHCTRANTTDQDRAGAALHFIHTDYAQGDHWTRNEQMTPILRGPNATGGEREYGRRIEGTWDAEVERALSSAAR